One Flavobacterium sp. 90 DNA segment encodes these proteins:
- a CDS encoding sigma-70 family RNA polymerase sigma factor yields the protein MSTISDQHYIDKILQGETNAFAVLVDRYKNMIYTLALKMIKNKEEAEEVAQDTFIKVYNSLEKFKGDSKFSTWIYKIAYNTCLDNLKKNKKEDLNISIDDFSAHLIKTMDNALSALEDKERKQTIQKCLNLLPSEENFLLTLFYFEDQSLEEIGKIMSINANNVKVKLFRSRQKLAVILKKQLEPEIVACYERER from the coding sequence ATGAGTACAATAAGTGATCAACATTATATCGATAAAATTTTACAAGGAGAAACCAATGCGTTTGCCGTGCTGGTTGATCGTTATAAAAATATGATCTATACATTGGCACTCAAAATGATCAAGAACAAAGAAGAAGCCGAAGAAGTTGCACAAGATACTTTTATCAAAGTTTACAATTCTTTGGAAAAGTTTAAAGGTGATTCTAAATTTTCGACATGGATTTATAAAATAGCTTACAATACCTGTTTAGATAATCTGAAAAAAAACAAAAAAGAAGACCTTAATATATCAATAGATGATTTTTCGGCACATTTAATTAAAACAATGGACAATGCTTTGAGTGCTCTGGAAGATAAAGAACGAAAACAAACCATTCAGAAATGTTTGAATTTATTACCAAGTGAAGAAAATTTCCTGCTGACTTTATTTTATTTTGAAGATCAGAGTTTAGAAGAAATCGGAAAAATCATGAGTATTAATGCTAATAATGTCAAAGTTAAATTATTTAGGAGCCGACAAAAATTAGCCGTAATTTTGAAAAAGCAATTAGAACCAGAAATAGTAGCGTGTTATGAAAGAGAGCGATAA